Genomic DNA from Gammaproteobacteria bacterium:
CGGGTTACAAAACGCCGGCCCGGCGATGTCGGTTTGGTCTTTACAATGGCCATGCGATTTAAAATATCGGCTTGTGCGCAGGCTTATTCAGGGCCCAGCGAAATGTCGTTGCCCGGCGCGAGCTGGACGTACGCCTTCTTCCAGTCCGAGCGGCGTCCGCGGCGCGCGCCGTGACGCTTCAGCTTGCCCTTCACGTTCAGCATCCGCACCTGCATGACCTGCACACTGAACAGCATCTCGACGGCATGCTTAACTTCGCTCTTGGTGGCGTCCGGCAACACCTTGAACACATGCTGGCGT
This window encodes:
- the rplW gene encoding 50S ribosomal protein L23 gives rise to the protein MSQERLMKVLLAPHVSEKSTLAADSARQHVFKVLPDATKSEVKHAVEMLFSVQVMQVRMLNVKGKLKRHGARRGRRSDWKKAYVQLAPGNDISLGPE